Proteins from a genomic interval of Streptomyces sp. NBC_01445:
- the tnpA gene encoding IS200/IS605 family transposase codes for MSLRWEPKPNIRRGRSVIYTLHAHLVLVPKYRRAAFTDEILTRCEEIMTEVCGDFRAELTESNSEADHVHLLVHYPPQIALSRMVGSLKGVSARLLRKEYPEHIHRHLWGEHFWSPSYFAASTGGAPLQVVKEYIEN; via the coding sequence GTGTCACTACGATGGGAACCAAAGCCGAATATCCGCAGGGGTCGTAGCGTCATCTACACCCTGCACGCCCATTTGGTCCTCGTCCCCAAGTACCGGCGTGCGGCCTTCACCGACGAGATCCTCACCCGCTGCGAAGAGATCATGACCGAGGTGTGCGGCGACTTCCGGGCCGAGCTGACCGAGTCCAACAGCGAGGCGGACCATGTCCACCTGCTCGTGCACTATCCCCCGCAGATCGCTCTGTCCCGGATGGTCGGCTCCCTCAAGGGCGTCTCCGCCCGCCTGCTGCGCAAGGAGTACCCGGAGCACATCCACCGCCACCTGTGGGGCGAACACTTCTGGTCACCGTCATACTTCGCCGCCTCCACCGGGGGCGCCCCACTACAGGTGGTCAAGGAGTACATCGAGAATTGA